Proteins encoded within one genomic window of Elephas maximus indicus isolate mEleMax1 chromosome 21, mEleMax1 primary haplotype, whole genome shotgun sequence:
- the LOC126064694 gene encoding methylsterol monooxygenase 1 isoform X2, with amino-acid sequence MPRWYMLLLRCFGCAVIEDTWHYFLHRLLHHKRIYKYIHKIHHEFQAPFGMEAEYAHPLETLILGTGFFIGIVLLCDHVILLWAWVTVRLIETIDVHSGYDIPLNPLNLIPFYAGSRHHDFHHMNFIGNYASTFTWWDRIFGTDSQFNAYTEKMKKLEKKTE; translated from the exons ATGCCAAGATG GTACATGCTTCTGCTAAGATGCTTTGGCTGTGCCGTGATTGAGGATACCTGGCACTATTTCCTGCACAGACTCTTAcaccacaaaagaatatataaatatattcataaaatTCATCATGAGTTTCAG GCTCCATTTGGGATGGAAGCTGAATACGCACatcctctggaaaccctgattCTTGGAACTGGATTTTTTATAGGAATCGTGCTTTTATGTGATCACGTAATTCTTCTTTGGGCATGGGTGACCGTTCGTTTGATAGAAACTATTGATGTCCATAG TGGTTATGATATTCCTCTCAACCCTTTAAACCTCATCCCTTTCTACGCTGGTTCACGGCATCATGATTTCCACCACATGAACTTCATTGGAAACTATGCTTCGACTTTTACATGGTGGGATAGAATTTTTGGAACAGACTCTCAGTTTAATGCCTACactgaaaagatgaagaaattggagaaaaAGACTGAGTAA
- the LOC126064694 gene encoding methylsterol monooxygenase 1 isoform X1, whose translation MAANENVSIFSSASLAVEYVDSLLPENPLQEPFKNAWNYMLNNYTKFQIATWGSLIVHEALYFLFCLPGFLFQFIPYMKKYKIQKDKPESLENQWKCFKVLLFNHFCIQLPLICGTYYFTEFFNIPYDWEKMPRWYMLLLRCFGCAVIEDTWHYFLHRLLHHKRIYKYIHKIHHEFQAPFGMEAEYAHPLETLILGTGFFIGIVLLCDHVILLWAWVTVRLIETIDVHSGYDIPLNPLNLIPFYAGSRHHDFHHMNFIGNYASTFTWWDRIFGTDSQFNAYTEKMKKLEKKTE comes from the exons atggcagcaaATGAAAATGTCAGCATCTTTAGTTCAGCATCCTTGGCTGTGGAGTACGTAGATTCACTCCTACCAGAGAATCCCCTGCAAGAACCATTTAAAAATGCTTGGAATTATATGTTGAATAATTACACAAAGTTCCAGATTGCGACATGGGGGTCCCTCATAGTTCATGAGGCTCTTTATTTCCTGTTCTGTTTACCTGGATTTTTGTTTCAATTTATACCTTACATGAAAAAGTACAAAATTCAGAAG GATAAACCAGAGTCATTGGAAAATCAGTGGAAATGTTTTAAAGTGCTTCTGTTTAATCACTTTTGTATCCAGCTGCCTTTGATTTGCGGAACCTATTATTTCACAGAGTTTTTCAATATTCCTTATGACTGGGAAAAAATGCCAAGATG GTACATGCTTCTGCTAAGATGCTTTGGCTGTGCCGTGATTGAGGATACCTGGCACTATTTCCTGCACAGACTCTTAcaccacaaaagaatatataaatatattcataaaatTCATCATGAGTTTCAG GCTCCATTTGGGATGGAAGCTGAATACGCACatcctctggaaaccctgattCTTGGAACTGGATTTTTTATAGGAATCGTGCTTTTATGTGATCACGTAATTCTTCTTTGGGCATGGGTGACCGTTCGTTTGATAGAAACTATTGATGTCCATAG TGGTTATGATATTCCTCTCAACCCTTTAAACCTCATCCCTTTCTACGCTGGTTCACGGCATCATGATTTCCACCACATGAACTTCATTGGAAACTATGCTTCGACTTTTACATGGTGGGATAGAATTTTTGGAACAGACTCTCAGTTTAATGCCTACactgaaaagatgaagaaattggagaaaaAGACTGAGTAA